DNA from Globicephala melas chromosome 11, mGloMel1.2, whole genome shotgun sequence:
ggtggtgcagtggttaagaatccacctgccaatgcaggggacacaggttcaagccctgatctgggaagatcccacatgccgtggagcaactaagcccgtgcgccacaactactgagcctgtgctctagagcctgtgagcccaactactgagcccgtgtgctacgaCTAGTGAAacgcctcgagcccgtgctctgcaacaagagaagccactgcaatgagaagtccgtgcactgcaatgaagagtagcccccgcttgaggcaactagagaaagcctgcacgcagcaaagaagacccaacgcagccaaaataagtaaattaatttaaaaaaattttaaaaaagaaagtagtatTTTGGTACAAtatcttttttctccctcagCTCAGAAAGGAAGAGTGGCTGATCTGAGGATTATTCCTTCACTGATATTTCTTTAAGCTCTTAGTCAAGAAACTCAAAAGACTATTTTGGGGGAGATATAAAAAAagtttgattttgaaataattttagacatgTAGCAGTTACAAAAATATTgcagagagtttccatatatACCACACCCAGTTTTCCCCAATGTTAACGTCTTACATCACTGTAGAACTAGGAAATTAGCATTGGTGTAATATTATTAAATACCTTTTTGAATTTCACCAGTATCCCCACTGATAtcccttttcttttccagaatcctATTCAGgatcccacattacatttagttgttatTTCTTTGAGAGAAATATCTGCTGTTAGAAAATCAACTTGCATTCCCCCACTCTCTTTTTTTACTCTTGTAGAAATTCCTGTTTCTAAGAAAGATTTTCTAAGAACTTGGGGACAGTTAGCTCTATCATTAAAGAAATACACTTCAGATCTTTCATTTTTGCATAATTATATTCCCTACTAGATTTGCCAGAGTACACATTTGAAGAATAAAGGAATGTTGTTTTCAGATTATTCTCCAAGGTCTGCAGTGTTGTGATTTGTTCGGGCAGCTCAGCAGTGATGCAGAAGTGAACTAGTCATCAGAGCAGCCATCAGGGTCGCTTAGCGAAAGTTCCATGGGAGTTAACATGGCACTTACCATATGGAGCTTGCCTCGGCTCTCAAGAAGGCTGGAGCACGCATAGGCTGTAACCACGCAGGCGGCAAGAGAGAAGTATGTGTTTACGATGGCCAGGTACTGGTTCTTTCCAGCATCAGCGATGGCCGAATTAAAGCTGGGCCAAAATACCCATAAAAAAAGAGTCCCTGTAGTAAATCACAAAAAGGGGTATTCGTTCTGAATATGGAAGGCAGTCCAGGGGAAGCCGTTTGCTTTGGGCATGGACAAGATGTCTTTCCTTTTATGCTTTGTTATCTAAGAGTTAGGGGAAAATAGGGGTATTCCCTTGCGTCTGACCAAATAGACAAGAATCAGGCAAGTTCATCCCAACTCACCAATCATTGCAAACAAGTCCGAGTGGTACACagactcttcattgcgatgcccTTCTTTCAGGCTTGATCGATACAAGATGCCTGCTACAGCCAAACCAAAGTAGGCCCCAAAGGCATGGATGGTCATTGATGCTCCAATATCAGAGGCCTGAGGGTGGCAAAACATTCATGTAAATAGAGGTGAAACTCACTACAGGAGGGAGGTCAATGAAAGAACTGCTTCatgggttaaagaaaaaaagatgaagagagaaaaaatgtgtcagagaaagggaataaaacaggatcgggaaaaacaaaaaagtgcaaGCATTGGAGCCACACAGAACTGACTTTCAATCCTAGGTCAGGTACTTCTTTGATGTGACGTTAGTCAAATTACTCTACTTCTTTGAATCTCCagttctgtaaaatggggaaatgttACCCAGCTAATACAGTTTGTGGTAAGATTGAGCTGGGACCATGTTTTTCAACTGTTAGGTCCTTAGTGGGCACTCAATACCTTTTAGGTTACTTTTCAAGGTTAGAGATATTCTCAGTGAAATATTATGCATTGCACTTGATACAAAACAAACATGATTTTTGCATTCGCTTGACATTGCAGTAAAAGCTCACTTCATTGTAACTCAAAGACTTGAAGTTTCAAGAAGCTTCACCCTGCAATGATGATATGAAAAccagctgagggacttccctggcggtccagtggttaagactctgcgcttccactgcagggggcacgggttcgatccctggtctgggaactaagatcccacatgctgctcagtgccgccacaaaaaaaaaagaaaaaaaaaaccaaagaaaaagaaaatgagctgaGGTCCAAGATTCATTTGAAGAAGCGCATTTTAGGTCCCTCTTTAGGACACAATGGATTTGATCCAGTTTTCTACATTTCTTGTCTCTAGATGGAAAGTTCAGTGTGCCAAACCCAAGGCATTGCTCTGTACTTATTAAAGtaggaaaatgatacaaatttattaatttatttaaattttcatgcTTGATAAACTCCTATGTACCTTTCAGGTCCAGCTTAGCTGTCACTTCCTTACATAATTCTTCCTTGATTCCACAGTCTAAATTAGATCTTTTAGGTATACTCCTTCAGAGCcgctctatttattttttcaaagcatGTGTTGCAATTTACagtaatatttttgtgtatgtgtgcgtgaTTCTATAGGTAGATGGTTGAATGTATGATCATTTGTTgggtgtctgtctcccccactagattgTAAACCCTATGAAGACAGAGACCTTAACTATTTGTTTGTCACTGAATCACCAACACATGACACCTAGAAAGTTACCAAAAGTATTTGCTTTTGAATTACATGTTCAATAGAGGCATAAATAAAATACTGGAGAGTGCCCAggaatattctatttattttccttgggaGAATCAATGAGATTTTCACGGAGGAGAAGAAATTTCATCTAAGCTTTAATAAAAGGCTTTGAAAGAGCTATTCAATGAGTAGTTGAAATATAAATAGGAATTGATCATtgatagaaaatgtattttaataaaaagagtTGTAGAGCTAGAAAattctggatttgaatccagattcAGGCAAGTAAGTCATTTAGCATCTGTGATCATCAGTTTTATTGTGTATAAATAGTAACATCATAATACCTACTTTACACTGTTGTGGTGATACTGCaattaaataatgtttataaaactcCTGGTttacagtaggcactcaaatgATGACTATGAGTACTATTTGCTATGGTATCACTGTCACCAAGGTTTGTCCCTGAATATAGTGGGCATCCAATACATGTGTTGTGATGTTCAAAGCTAGGTAAGTATCACTAGAACACTTACCCCAAATACCTCGACAACCAGATGTTCATTGACAGCAAAGACAGCAATTTCTAAAATTGTCATGGTCAGCATTTGGATTGGACTTGTTTTTCCCAGGACAGCTCCAAAAGAAATCAGAACTGCGGCTGTACTGAAGTCTGCATTTATCATgctgagggaagaagaaagaagacattGAAGAATAATGCACACCCCACATATATGAGTTGTAATGAACTATAGCATCACCCTGTCTAGAGTTCAAGGGCCCTCTCCCCACCTGTCCCCATCAGGTGCTTCTCCCAGGCCTACTTTTATCCTCTCCCACGTTCTTGCCCACCCCCGCCTCCAATTACCATACAATCTTTAGTTGCTCTCACATTTCCTTTAACCTCCCTGTTCTTTACCTCATTTAGGGTTTTACCTTAATAAggtaaaggaataataataacaatttgcAAGCTAGTTCAGAGGCTGACTGTCAAGAGACTAAGCAGAGAAACAATTGCTCTGAAAACACAATGGTTGGAAAATAAGGGGTGCTCACTTTTTGATTTCAATGTGGAATTTCTCTCCATGGCTCTGCAGGATCCCCTGTGCAATAGTGCCCCACTGGAGGCCCAGAGCAGCAATGAGTAGGTTGATGCCCATACTGCTGAAGCCATATTTTCTCAAGAAGGTCATGAGGAAGCCAAACCCAGCAAATACCATAACATGCACATCTTGGAAGACTGCAaaagagcagaggaaaaaaaatctgcataagGGGACCACTGAGAAAGTGTTACATCATAGCATATTCCATTTACTAAGTGCTACATCCTTTTCAGAAAACACTACAAAGGGAATGTTAACTGGGCTGCCAAAGGCTGGGTTCAAGTGCCAGCTTGGTTACTTACCAGCCAggagaccttgggcaaattattcagTGTCTGAGCCTTTTCTTGGAAGACTATGCACTATCATACCAGTGTGTCTTTCATCCTCTCCCTGAAGAGTTTTCCATTACTTTCCACCTGAGGAAAACTTTGCAAAGCATAGTGCAAGTATCACCCGCTCTTGCAGACTTTCCCAATATTTCCAGGGAAAATTAATATTTCCTCTTGTCTTTCCCAAACCTCAGCTTTAGCATTTGTCACATTGCATTACCATTTATTTAGCACGTATCACACTGTAATAGTTATTTTGTGAGGTGTCCATTGCCTGCACTAGATTGTGAGTTTCCCGATTGAAGGGATTAGGGCATACTCATCCTTTGCTCCCCTGAATCTGTCATAAAAGCGTGcatataggaaaagaggcaacaTTGACTAAATGAATGAGCTGCTGTCTTTATCTATCAAATGTGTATAATAGGACCAGCCCTGGAAATCTTACTAGATCATTATTCAAGTCATATGGGATAATGTCTTTGTTAACACTTTCTAAGCCAACGGAAGGAAGGCTTTATCCTCTTGAGGAACAGATACTTGACTTGGTTCTGGAGATGTAGGCTGATATCCCCCAATTGTATCACGTGactgtgagaccttgggcaagtcacttattcTCTGGGAgcttcagtgttctcatctgcaaTACTGCAAAAGCTATATTTCACATTTCCTGGGGCTGTAGGGAGTGCTGCCAGGTGAcagctctcccttccctctgggAAACACTCTTATCTTATACAGGTCACAGGCCTTCCCTCGGGAAGCCTGAGCCCAGTGACTGGTTCACATGTGCATCCCCTTGCCTCGGGAGAGGGCCACCTGAAGCTAGACAATACCAGTCTCAGAGTTTCTGGTGGGGTCAGCTGAggcttctctctctgcccaaaCACTTCTGCTGCAGGTGTTGATCATAAGACACTCCCCAATAACCTTCTTTCAGGCTAATGTCACTCTTAGAGTCTGTAGCACCTTCCCTTTGGGCTCCCCTCGTCTCTGTAGAACTGTCCTGACTCTTTCCCCAACACAGCTTGCatactacatttttttcaaacttttcagATTAAATCCGATCAACTAATCTGTGGCAGTGATCACAAACCCGGAAGTAGATGAAGATGCTGTCTTTCCAAAGATTCCCAGTATTTGAAAAGGGCTGGTTGGAGCCGTGGGGACTTACCCTACCATCTTACTCTATGACAAATACCAGGACAGACAGAAGTTGGCATCATAGACTGAATTATGAGGTTCCTTTGGTGGTCTAGAAGCTAGTCTCACTTGTATATGAGTGCTGCAAATGTaataaagagaatgagaaaaccaGACCAAACTTGCTGATTCAGGTACACACAGCGTCATCATTGTTTCGACTCCATCCACGCAGTGAGCCTTTTGGTCATTTTATTTGTTGGTGCAACCTCCCAAGACAGTCAGTCTGAGGagggtgaaaaaggaaaaagatttctGAAGATTCCCTCTCCTTAGCAGCTTTGAGGGAGGTCTCAGAGAGGAGAATGCTgcagtcttattttttttcctagtgcGATAATGCCTATTGGCAATAATATGACTTATACCCGCATTCTGGATGCCCACCCTCATCTCATATCTTCCCAGAGAACTTCAGAATTGGGATTTTACCTGACCTGCCGTTGGGCAACTGTCAACTAACATCAACCTGTTTGATTTTGGAAATATAGGTGACCACATGCATTCATCTATTTTTACAGATTGTTTTAccaccatttaaatttttttacgtAAACATTTGATTTAGATCATAGACTAAGTTGGAGTGGAGCTCAGAGAGTATGCGTGACTTACTGTTTATGATTTTCCTAGACCTTTCTGCAACTCGGTTTTCTCCTCTTTAAAGAACAGTTTGGATTAGATGAAGCCCAAAGTCTCTCCTAGCTCTATaagttgtttcatttattttattttgtttttaggtcAGGACTCTTAAGATCCAGAGAAGTTAGGTGAGTTGTTTATAatcacaaaactaaaataaaaataagaacccagggcttccctggtggcgcagtggttgagagtccgcctgccgatgcaggggacacgggttcgtgccccgctccgggaagatcccacatgccacggagcggctgggcccgtgagccatggctgctgagcctgcgcatccggagcctgtgctctgcaacgcgagaggccacaacagtgagaggcccgcgtaccgaaaaaaacaaaaacaaacccagtcTTACTGTCTTCactgtgttgttttctttttttttcattacgccaagttgtttttctaaacatTCTTTTTTCCGAGAGTACTCTCGTTCCTCCTGTCATCAGCTGATTTTAAAGTGTGCAGTAACCAactaattaaaaaattgttttaactaaTTTTGTAATGTCTCACACTGGGAGTAATAATTATTCAGATTCTATCCCCCTCTTCCTTTGTTGGAAAACCAGACATTATATAGAGGGAGGAATTTCTTGTATTAACAGTGCTCCACtgtttcccacccctcccccaaatctaATTCTTGTTACTGCTTTTCGCCACAAGGGGGCTTTAAGAACCTCATCTAAGAGAGCTTACAAAGTTGAGAAGGCTCTTGACAAATAATGATTCTGTATGAAAGGTATGGATAAAAAGGTTTATAAACAGGATTGTGTATTGTCTTTCATCCTgcactaggaatttttttttgcggGTGGGGACAAAGGAGAGGGTCATGAGTTTAGTTTTATGGTGCAAGACTCTGCCATTAAAGGAATTAAGTATCCTCTTCATAGAAGGAAAAAGGGATTTCTTTAGTGATTGGAACTTTTGTGAAGTCTTCTGATGGGTTTTAAAGACTGCCAAGACTTGTCTAAATCAGATATTCTCAGTAGcaggcaattttaaaaaattgaagtatagttgatttacaatactgtgttagtttcaggtataagaCATAGtgatttgccttttttaaaaaatttttttcagattatgttccattataggctattacaagatattgggtaacactccctgtgctatatagtaaatccttgttgcttatttactttatgtatagtagtttatatctgttaatcccatactcctagttTGTCCATCCctgttccctttcccctttggtaaccataagtttgttttctatgtctgtgagtctgtatctgttttgtatatagattcatttgtattattttttagattccacgtgtaagtgatatcttatagtatttgtctgtctctgtcaaTTAGCAGTCAACTTTAGCCTCTAAAGTAAACTTGGCAACGTCTGGTATTTTTGTTCTATATTTTACTTCACATTTATCTTGGACTAGGGTATCTTTTAAGCCCCGATAACTCAATGTCTTTGAAATGCAACTGAGGATTCcaactctccctctcccaccaccaaccaacagaaaaatgaaatagaacctTCTTTCTCCTCTATTTCCTGTATACGCGTGCTGCCTAGAATGTctgccccatcccacctccaacactttttcttcttttggccacgccacatggcttgtgggatcttacttccctgaccagggattgaacccgggggcctggcagtgagagtgccaagtcctaacaactggaccgccagggaattcccctatacCCAACACTTCTTTACCTGGCATACTTCTAGATGACCCTCAAGCACCAGATGCTCTGCACAGTGTTGCCGGGCACAGCTGTAACATTGTGCACGTCCCTCtggtttaatttcatttgtttatgtgcTTGTCTGTGCCCGTTTATcatcaatttttctttgtttcagtgTGTTATAATCTATTACCGTcataccattattatttttaatgctctATTTATCCCCAGTTTGGCTAGCTGGTGCTCTTTCAAGTAGGATCTTGTGTTCTCTTGGCACGCCCCCATTAGTCTTTATACACTTGGCTTACATTGAGCTTGCTTTGCCCTGACCTGGAATGAGCCTCTGAGTGGAAAATGGTAGTTAGAAGGCAAGATATGGGTTCTATTTGTGCTCATTGCTTCCAGTCCTTTTAAGTAAACA
Protein-coding regions in this window:
- the RHAG gene encoding ammonium transporter Rh type A: MRFTFPLMAIGLEVAMIVLFGLFVQYETDQNVSQQPNSTKSPTVDVDRYLDLYPLFQDVHVMVFAGFGFLMTFLRKYGFSSMGINLLIAALGLQWGTIAQGILQSHGEKFHIEIKNMINADFSTAAVLISFGAVLGKTSPIQMLTMTILEIAVFAVNEHLVVEVFGASDIGASMTIHAFGAYFGLAVAGILYRSSLKEGHRNEESVYHSDLFAMIGTLFLWVFWPSFNSAIADAGKNQYLAIVNTYFSLAACVVTAYACSSLLESRGKLHMVHIQNATLAGGVAIGTTADMANTPYYAMIIGSIAGVVCVFGFKFLTPFFTTKLRIHDTCGVHNLHALPGVIGGLASIVFIALETADTSAMAMQAAALGSSIGTALVGGLVTGLILKIPIWGQPADQDCYDDSVYWEVPRRTELDVFSRFHEHGNHNQLEPEA